From Athene noctua chromosome 19, bAthNoc1.hap1.1, whole genome shotgun sequence, one genomic window encodes:
- the GIT1 gene encoding ARF GTPase-activating protein GIT1 isoform X1: MSRKAPRAEVCADCSAPDPGWASINRGVLICDECCSVHRSLGRHISIVKHLRHSPWPATLLQMVHTLASNGANSIWEHSLLDPAQVQSGRRKANPQDKVHPTKSEFIRAKYQMLAFVHKLPCRDDDGVTAKDLSKQLHSSVRTGNLETCLRLLSLGAQANFFHPEKGTTPLHVAAKAGQILQAELLVVYGADPGAPDVNGRTPIDYARQAAQHELAERLVECQYELTDRLAFYLCGRKPDHKNGHYIIPQMADRVRPKCMAQSLDLSELAKAAKKKLQALSNRLFEELAMDVYDEVDRRENDAVWLTTQNHSTLVTERSAVPFLPVNPEYSATRNQGRQKLARFNAREFATLLIDILGEAKRRQQGKSLLSPTDALDYSLRSQSDLDDQHDYDSVASDEDTDQELLRNASRNNRARSMDSSDLSDGPITLQEYLEVKKALAASEAKVQQLMKVNNSLSDELRRLQREIHKLQAENTQIRQQTGPTHPTPTPSERPEHGHPPGTTPPHRRDRQAFSMYEPGSALKPFGQPVEELVTRLQPFGAGEVEDEALYSMHIPASVYRIRKGPSASSVPFPPSSPLLSCPPDGARHMSKLDRHGSGTDSDYDNTQAGEVLISMEGKRFVELSKDEDFPHELDPLDGELDPGLPSTEDVILKTEQVTKNIQELLRAAQESKHDSFVPCSEKIHSAVTEMASLFPKKPALETVRSSLRLLNASAYRLQSECRKTVPPEPGAAVDYQLLTQQVIQCAYDIAKAAKQLVTITTREKKQ, from the exons ATGTCCCGGAAGGCGCCGCGGGCGGAGGTGTGCGCCGACTGCAGCGCCCCAG ACCCTGGCTGGGCCTCCATCAACCGCGGGGTGCTCATCTGCGACGAGTGCTGCAGCGTGCACCGCAGCCTGGGCCGCCACATCTCCATCGTCAAGCACCTGCGCCACAGCCCCTGGCCCGCCACCCTGCTCCAG ATGGTTCACACCTTGGCAAGCAACGGGGCCAACTCCATCTGGGAGCACTCGCTGCTGGATCCGGCCCAGGTGCAGAGCGGGCGCCGGAAGGCAAATCCCCAGGATAAAGTGCA ccccaccaagTCGGAGTTCATCCGCGCCAAGTACCAGATGCTGGCCTTCGTCCACAAGCTGCCCTGCCGGGACGATGACGGCGTCACTGCCAAGGACCTCAGCAAG CAATTGCACTCGAGCGTGCGGACGGGCAACCTGGAGACCTGCCTGCGTCTGCTCTCCCTGGGCGCCCAGGCCAACTTCTTCCACCCG GAAAAAGGCACCACGCCGCTGCACGTGGCCGCCAAAGCCGGCCAGatcctgcaggcagagctgctggtggtCTACGGTGCCGACCCCGGGGCGCCCGACGTGAACGGCCGGACCCCCATCGACTACGCCAg GCAGGCGGCCCAGCACGAGCTGGCAGAGCGGCTGGTGGAGTGCCAGTACGAGCTGACCGACCGGCTGGCCTTTTACCTCTGCGGCAGGAAGCCGG ACCACAAGAACGGGCACTACATCATCCCGCAAATGGCAGACAG GGTGCGCCCAAAGTGCATGGCACAGAG cctggaCCTCTCCGAGCTGGCCAAAGCAGCCAAAAAGAAGCTGCAAGCG CTCAGCAATCGCCTCTTCGAGGAACTGGCCATGGACGTCTATGACGAGGTGGACCGTCGGGAGAACGATGCGG TCTGGCTGACAACACAGAACCACAGCACGCTGGTGACAGAGCGCAGCGCTGTCCCCTTCCTCCCTGTCAACCCCGAGTACTCAGCCACACGCAACCAG ggCCGGCAAAAGCTGGCCAGGTTCAACGCCAGGGAGTTCGCCACCTTGCTCATCGACATCCTCGGGGAAGCCAAGCGCCGGCAGCAAGGGAAGAGTCTGCTGAGCCCCACGG acGCCCTCGACTACTCTCTGCGAAGCCAGAGCGACTTGGACGACCAGCACGACTACGACAGCGTCGCCTCCGACGAGGACACGGACCAGGAGCTGCTGCGCAACGCCTCCCGCAACAACCGTGCCAGG agcaTGGACTCCTCCGACCTCTCGGACGGCCCCATCACGCTGCAGGAGTACCTGGAGGTGAAGAAAGCTCTGGCTGCCTCCGAAGCCAAGGTGCAGCAGCTGATGAAGGTGAACAACAGCCTGAGCGACGAGCTGCGCCGGCTGCAGCGCGAG ATCCacaagctgcaggcagagaacACACAGATCCGGCAGCAGACGGGTCCCACGCACCCAACCCCGACCCCCAGCGAGCGGCCAGAGCACGGGCACCCCCCGGGCACGACCCCCCCGCACCGCCGGGACCGCCAGGCCTTCTCCATGTACGAGCCGGGCTCGGCGCTGAAACCCTTCGGGCAGCCGGTGGAGGAGCTGGTGACGCGGCTGCAGCCCTTTGGCGCCGGT GAGGTGGAGGACGAGGCTCTGTACTCCATGCACATCCCGGCCAGCGTGTACCGG ATCCGGAAAGGTCCGTCTGCCTCCTCGGTGCCCTTTCCCCCATCCTCCCCGCTGCTCTCCTGCCCACCTGACGGTGCCCGGCACATG AGCAAACTGGACCGACACGGCAGCGGCACCGACAGCGACTACGACAACACGCAGGCGGGTGAGGTCCTGATCAG CATGGAGGGGAAGCGGTTTGTGGAGCTGAGCAAGGATGAGGACTTCCCCCACGAGCTGGACCCGCTGGACGGGGAGCTGGACCCTGGGCTGCCCAGCACGGAGGACGTCATCCTCAAAACCGAGCAGGTCACCAAGAACATCCAGGAGCTGCTGCGGGCGGCACAGGAGTCCAAGCACGACAG CTTCGTGCCCTGCTCGGAGAAGATCCACTCGGCCGTGACGGAGATGGCATCGCTCTTCCCCAAG AAGCCAGCGCTGGAGACGGTGCGGAGCTCCCTGCGGCTGCTCAACGCCAGCGCCTACCGGCTGCAGAGCGAGTGCCGCAAAACCGTCCCCCCCGAGCCAGGTGCCGCCGTGGACTACCAGCTCCTGACCCAGCAGGTCATCCAGTGTGCCTACGACATCGCCAAGGCCGCCAAGCAGCTGGTCACCATCACCACTCGCGAGAAGAAGCAGTGA
- the GIT1 gene encoding ARF GTPase-activating protein GIT1 isoform X2: MSRKAPRAEVCADCSAPDPGWASINRGVLICDECCSVHRSLGRHISIVKHLRHSPWPATLLQMVHTLASNGANSIWEHSLLDPAQVQSGRRKANPQDKVHPTKSEFIRAKYQMLAFVHKLPCRDDDGVTAKDLSKQLHSSVRTGNLETCLRLLSLGAQANFFHPEKGTTPLHVAAKAGQILQAELLVVYGADPGAPDVNGRTPIDYARQAAQHELAERLVECQYELTDRLAFYLCGRKPDHKNGHYIIPQMADSLDLSELAKAAKKKLQALSNRLFEELAMDVYDEVDRRENDAVWLTTQNHSTLVTERSAVPFLPVNPEYSATRNQGRQKLARFNAREFATLLIDILGEAKRRQQGKSLLSPTDALDYSLRSQSDLDDQHDYDSVASDEDTDQELLRNASRNNRARSMDSSDLSDGPITLQEYLEVKKALAASEAKVQQLMKVNNSLSDELRRLQREIHKLQAENTQIRQQTGPTHPTPTPSERPEHGHPPGTTPPHRRDRQAFSMYEPGSALKPFGQPVEELVTRLQPFGAGEVEDEALYSMHIPASVYRIRKGPSASSVPFPPSSPLLSCPPDGARHMSKLDRHGSGTDSDYDNTQAGEVLISMEGKRFVELSKDEDFPHELDPLDGELDPGLPSTEDVILKTEQVTKNIQELLRAAQESKHDSFVPCSEKIHSAVTEMASLFPKKPALETVRSSLRLLNASAYRLQSECRKTVPPEPGAAVDYQLLTQQVIQCAYDIAKAAKQLVTITTREKKQ; this comes from the exons ATGTCCCGGAAGGCGCCGCGGGCGGAGGTGTGCGCCGACTGCAGCGCCCCAG ACCCTGGCTGGGCCTCCATCAACCGCGGGGTGCTCATCTGCGACGAGTGCTGCAGCGTGCACCGCAGCCTGGGCCGCCACATCTCCATCGTCAAGCACCTGCGCCACAGCCCCTGGCCCGCCACCCTGCTCCAG ATGGTTCACACCTTGGCAAGCAACGGGGCCAACTCCATCTGGGAGCACTCGCTGCTGGATCCGGCCCAGGTGCAGAGCGGGCGCCGGAAGGCAAATCCCCAGGATAAAGTGCA ccccaccaagTCGGAGTTCATCCGCGCCAAGTACCAGATGCTGGCCTTCGTCCACAAGCTGCCCTGCCGGGACGATGACGGCGTCACTGCCAAGGACCTCAGCAAG CAATTGCACTCGAGCGTGCGGACGGGCAACCTGGAGACCTGCCTGCGTCTGCTCTCCCTGGGCGCCCAGGCCAACTTCTTCCACCCG GAAAAAGGCACCACGCCGCTGCACGTGGCCGCCAAAGCCGGCCAGatcctgcaggcagagctgctggtggtCTACGGTGCCGACCCCGGGGCGCCCGACGTGAACGGCCGGACCCCCATCGACTACGCCAg GCAGGCGGCCCAGCACGAGCTGGCAGAGCGGCTGGTGGAGTGCCAGTACGAGCTGACCGACCGGCTGGCCTTTTACCTCTGCGGCAGGAAGCCGG ACCACAAGAACGGGCACTACATCATCCCGCAAATGGCAGACAG cctggaCCTCTCCGAGCTGGCCAAAGCAGCCAAAAAGAAGCTGCAAGCG CTCAGCAATCGCCTCTTCGAGGAACTGGCCATGGACGTCTATGACGAGGTGGACCGTCGGGAGAACGATGCGG TCTGGCTGACAACACAGAACCACAGCACGCTGGTGACAGAGCGCAGCGCTGTCCCCTTCCTCCCTGTCAACCCCGAGTACTCAGCCACACGCAACCAG ggCCGGCAAAAGCTGGCCAGGTTCAACGCCAGGGAGTTCGCCACCTTGCTCATCGACATCCTCGGGGAAGCCAAGCGCCGGCAGCAAGGGAAGAGTCTGCTGAGCCCCACGG acGCCCTCGACTACTCTCTGCGAAGCCAGAGCGACTTGGACGACCAGCACGACTACGACAGCGTCGCCTCCGACGAGGACACGGACCAGGAGCTGCTGCGCAACGCCTCCCGCAACAACCGTGCCAGG agcaTGGACTCCTCCGACCTCTCGGACGGCCCCATCACGCTGCAGGAGTACCTGGAGGTGAAGAAAGCTCTGGCTGCCTCCGAAGCCAAGGTGCAGCAGCTGATGAAGGTGAACAACAGCCTGAGCGACGAGCTGCGCCGGCTGCAGCGCGAG ATCCacaagctgcaggcagagaacACACAGATCCGGCAGCAGACGGGTCCCACGCACCCAACCCCGACCCCCAGCGAGCGGCCAGAGCACGGGCACCCCCCGGGCACGACCCCCCCGCACCGCCGGGACCGCCAGGCCTTCTCCATGTACGAGCCGGGCTCGGCGCTGAAACCCTTCGGGCAGCCGGTGGAGGAGCTGGTGACGCGGCTGCAGCCCTTTGGCGCCGGT GAGGTGGAGGACGAGGCTCTGTACTCCATGCACATCCCGGCCAGCGTGTACCGG ATCCGGAAAGGTCCGTCTGCCTCCTCGGTGCCCTTTCCCCCATCCTCCCCGCTGCTCTCCTGCCCACCTGACGGTGCCCGGCACATG AGCAAACTGGACCGACACGGCAGCGGCACCGACAGCGACTACGACAACACGCAGGCGGGTGAGGTCCTGATCAG CATGGAGGGGAAGCGGTTTGTGGAGCTGAGCAAGGATGAGGACTTCCCCCACGAGCTGGACCCGCTGGACGGGGAGCTGGACCCTGGGCTGCCCAGCACGGAGGACGTCATCCTCAAAACCGAGCAGGTCACCAAGAACATCCAGGAGCTGCTGCGGGCGGCACAGGAGTCCAAGCACGACAG CTTCGTGCCCTGCTCGGAGAAGATCCACTCGGCCGTGACGGAGATGGCATCGCTCTTCCCCAAG AAGCCAGCGCTGGAGACGGTGCGGAGCTCCCTGCGGCTGCTCAACGCCAGCGCCTACCGGCTGCAGAGCGAGTGCCGCAAAACCGTCCCCCCCGAGCCAGGTGCCGCCGTGGACTACCAGCTCCTGACCCAGCAGGTCATCCAGTGTGCCTACGACATCGCCAAGGCCGCCAAGCAGCTGGTCACCATCACCACTCGCGAGAAGAAGCAGTGA
- the GIT1 gene encoding ARF GTPase-activating protein GIT1 isoform X3, whose product MSRKAPRAEVCADCSAPDPGWASINRGVLICDECCSVHRSLGRHISIVKHLRHSPWPATLLQMVHTLASNGANSIWEHSLLDPAQVQSGRRKANPQDKVHPTKSEFIRAKYQMLAFVHKLPCRDDDGVTAKDLSKQLHSSVRTGNLETCLRLLSLGAQANFFHPEKGTTPLHVAAKAGQILQAELLVVYGADPGAPDVNGRTPIDYARQAAQHELAERLVECQYELTDRLAFYLCGRKPDHKNGHYIIPQMADSLDLSELAKAAKKKLQALSNRLFEELAMDVYDEVDRRENDAVWLTTQNHSTLVTERSAVPFLPVNPEYSATRNQGRQKLARFNAREFATLLIDILGEAKRRQQGKSLLSPTDALDYSLRSQSDLDDQHDYDSVASDEDTDQELLRNASRNNRARSMDSSDLSDGPITLQEYLEVKKALAASEAKVQQLMKVNNSLSDELRRLQREIHKLQAENTQIRQQTGPTHPTPTPSERPEHGHPPGTTPPHRRDRQAFSMYEPGSALKPFGQPVEELVTRLQPFGAGIRKGPSASSVPFPPSSPLLSCPPDGARHMSKLDRHGSGTDSDYDNTQAGEVLISMEGKRFVELSKDEDFPHELDPLDGELDPGLPSTEDVILKTEQVTKNIQELLRAAQESKHDSFVPCSEKIHSAVTEMASLFPKKPALETVRSSLRLLNASAYRLQSECRKTVPPEPGAAVDYQLLTQQVIQCAYDIAKAAKQLVTITTREKKQ is encoded by the exons ATGTCCCGGAAGGCGCCGCGGGCGGAGGTGTGCGCCGACTGCAGCGCCCCAG ACCCTGGCTGGGCCTCCATCAACCGCGGGGTGCTCATCTGCGACGAGTGCTGCAGCGTGCACCGCAGCCTGGGCCGCCACATCTCCATCGTCAAGCACCTGCGCCACAGCCCCTGGCCCGCCACCCTGCTCCAG ATGGTTCACACCTTGGCAAGCAACGGGGCCAACTCCATCTGGGAGCACTCGCTGCTGGATCCGGCCCAGGTGCAGAGCGGGCGCCGGAAGGCAAATCCCCAGGATAAAGTGCA ccccaccaagTCGGAGTTCATCCGCGCCAAGTACCAGATGCTGGCCTTCGTCCACAAGCTGCCCTGCCGGGACGATGACGGCGTCACTGCCAAGGACCTCAGCAAG CAATTGCACTCGAGCGTGCGGACGGGCAACCTGGAGACCTGCCTGCGTCTGCTCTCCCTGGGCGCCCAGGCCAACTTCTTCCACCCG GAAAAAGGCACCACGCCGCTGCACGTGGCCGCCAAAGCCGGCCAGatcctgcaggcagagctgctggtggtCTACGGTGCCGACCCCGGGGCGCCCGACGTGAACGGCCGGACCCCCATCGACTACGCCAg GCAGGCGGCCCAGCACGAGCTGGCAGAGCGGCTGGTGGAGTGCCAGTACGAGCTGACCGACCGGCTGGCCTTTTACCTCTGCGGCAGGAAGCCGG ACCACAAGAACGGGCACTACATCATCCCGCAAATGGCAGACAG cctggaCCTCTCCGAGCTGGCCAAAGCAGCCAAAAAGAAGCTGCAAGCG CTCAGCAATCGCCTCTTCGAGGAACTGGCCATGGACGTCTATGACGAGGTGGACCGTCGGGAGAACGATGCGG TCTGGCTGACAACACAGAACCACAGCACGCTGGTGACAGAGCGCAGCGCTGTCCCCTTCCTCCCTGTCAACCCCGAGTACTCAGCCACACGCAACCAG ggCCGGCAAAAGCTGGCCAGGTTCAACGCCAGGGAGTTCGCCACCTTGCTCATCGACATCCTCGGGGAAGCCAAGCGCCGGCAGCAAGGGAAGAGTCTGCTGAGCCCCACGG acGCCCTCGACTACTCTCTGCGAAGCCAGAGCGACTTGGACGACCAGCACGACTACGACAGCGTCGCCTCCGACGAGGACACGGACCAGGAGCTGCTGCGCAACGCCTCCCGCAACAACCGTGCCAGG agcaTGGACTCCTCCGACCTCTCGGACGGCCCCATCACGCTGCAGGAGTACCTGGAGGTGAAGAAAGCTCTGGCTGCCTCCGAAGCCAAGGTGCAGCAGCTGATGAAGGTGAACAACAGCCTGAGCGACGAGCTGCGCCGGCTGCAGCGCGAG ATCCacaagctgcaggcagagaacACACAGATCCGGCAGCAGACGGGTCCCACGCACCCAACCCCGACCCCCAGCGAGCGGCCAGAGCACGGGCACCCCCCGGGCACGACCCCCCCGCACCGCCGGGACCGCCAGGCCTTCTCCATGTACGAGCCGGGCTCGGCGCTGAAACCCTTCGGGCAGCCGGTGGAGGAGCTGGTGACGCGGCTGCAGCCCTTTGGCGCCGGT ATCCGGAAAGGTCCGTCTGCCTCCTCGGTGCCCTTTCCCCCATCCTCCCCGCTGCTCTCCTGCCCACCTGACGGTGCCCGGCACATG AGCAAACTGGACCGACACGGCAGCGGCACCGACAGCGACTACGACAACACGCAGGCGGGTGAGGTCCTGATCAG CATGGAGGGGAAGCGGTTTGTGGAGCTGAGCAAGGATGAGGACTTCCCCCACGAGCTGGACCCGCTGGACGGGGAGCTGGACCCTGGGCTGCCCAGCACGGAGGACGTCATCCTCAAAACCGAGCAGGTCACCAAGAACATCCAGGAGCTGCTGCGGGCGGCACAGGAGTCCAAGCACGACAG CTTCGTGCCCTGCTCGGAGAAGATCCACTCGGCCGTGACGGAGATGGCATCGCTCTTCCCCAAG AAGCCAGCGCTGGAGACGGTGCGGAGCTCCCTGCGGCTGCTCAACGCCAGCGCCTACCGGCTGCAGAGCGAGTGCCGCAAAACCGTCCCCCCCGAGCCAGGTGCCGCCGTGGACTACCAGCTCCTGACCCAGCAGGTCATCCAGTGTGCCTACGACATCGCCAAGGCCGCCAAGCAGCTGGTCACCATCACCACTCGCGAGAAGAAGCAGTGA
- the ABHD15 gene encoding protein ABHD15, translating to MVSLEGLVAAATVLLGLLAWRLWTGRLEVPGDWGEEEKEEEGIPFIAEDGSGRYQLLCKPSALAQHLVRSLGRSAALRGGHWPWPRWPRLQMLWQLLQPPELEPVVARELLQLPDAGLVALDWLVGPWGAAGGGGGGGPSLVLLLIPNAAGKVTGGLLQLGLRALERGFIPVIFNRRGHNGCPLTTPRLQPFGDPGDLREAVTYLRCRHPATPLLAVSEGSGSGLLLAYLGESGSSSRLAAAACISPVFRGRDWFEAGMPWLYEWPLLLHLKRGLSRYAGSLAEAVDVEGLLGSRSLRELEESLFCRTKSRPTTWETYWERNEPLRDADEAAVPVLCLCSADDPVRGPPARSLPLELFRSSPYFFLLLTPHGGHCGFPRRGPGRCWGHEAVLEYFRAMAEFLRAEERRKGLPRPRRWGGPAVEPPVFTWQRSYTR from the exons ATGGTGTCCCTCGAGGGTTTGGTGGCTGCAGCCACGGTGCTCCTTGGCCTCCTGGCCTGGCGCCTTTGGACGGGGAGGCTGGAGGTGCCTGGagactggggagaggaggagaaggaagaggaggggatCCCCTTCATCGCCGAGGATGGCTCAGGGCGCTACCAGCTGCTGTGTAAGCCCTCAGCGCTGGCCCAGCACCTGGTGCGGAGCTTGGGGCGGTCGGCGGCGTTGCGGGGGGGCCACTGGCCGTGGCCACGCTGGCCTCGGCTCCAGATGCTgtggcagctcctgcagcctcccGAGCTGGAGCCGGTGGTGGCCCgggagctcctccagctgcccgaCGCTGGGCTGGTGGCCCTGGACTGGCTGGTGGGGCcgtggggggctgcggggggtggcggtggggggggccccagcctggtgctgctgctcatcCCCAACGCCGCCGGGAAGGTGACGGgagggctgctgcagctggggctgcGGGCGCTGGAGCGGGGCTTCATCCCCGTCATCTTCAACCGCCGGGGCCACAACGGCTGCCCCCTCACCACCCCCCGGCTCCAGCCCTTCGGGGACCCCGGGGACTTGCGGGAGGCGGTGACCTACCTGCGCTGCCGCCACCCTGCCACCCCGCTGCTGGCCGTCAGCGAGGGCTCAGGCTCGGGGCTACTGCTTGCCTACCTGGGCGAGAGTGGCTCCTCCAGCCGCCTGGCCGCCGCTGCCTGCATCTCCCCCGTCTTCCGCGGCCGGGACTGGTTTGAAGCCGGGATGCCTTGGCTCTACGAGTGGCCGCTGCTCCTGCACCTCAAGCGGGGACTCAGCAG GTACGCGGGGTCCCTGGCCGAGGCGGTGGATGTGGAGGGGCTGTTGGGCAGCCGCTcgctgcgggagctggaggaaTCCCTCTTCTGCCGGACCAAGAGCCGCCCCACCACCTGGGAGACCTACTGGGAACGCAACGAGCCCCTGCGCGACGCCGACGAGGCGGCCGTGCCCGTGCTGTGCCTCTGCAGCGCCGACGACCCCGTCCGCGGCCCCCCGGCCCGCAGCCTGCCCCTGGAGCTCTTCCGCAGCAGCCCCTACTTCTTCCTGCTGCTGACCCCCCACGGGGGCCACTGCGGCTTCccccggcgggggccggggcgctgcTGGGGACACGAGGCCGTGCTGGAGTATTTCAGGGCCATGGCAGAGTTCCTGCGGGCTGAGGAGCGGAGGAAGGGGCTGCCACGGCCCCGCAGGTGGGGGGGTCCCGCTGTCGAGCCCCCCGTTTTCACCTGGCAGAGGTCCTACACCCGGTAG